A stretch of Candidatus Poribacteria bacterium DNA encodes these proteins:
- a CDS encoding sigma-54 dependent transcriptional regulator: protein MNQQSVFIELPSVPMQAIYNTIQRIMGSNIPFFITGETGVGKEAIARYIHENGPRRDQPFIAIDCGRFSTELFQSELFGHEAGAFTSAIRQRQGAFEIANGGILFLDEIPEMPLDAQKMLLRVLDTATFTRLGGNEVLTVDVHIIAATNRNIVKAVAKKEFREDLYYRLKGMRLHLPPLRERPEDIAPLVSAFIDEFSSEYGKDVTGITREALARLEQAAWPGNIRQLRSTIQTAVALATADRLESKDFPEIYPEFVKTLISIWQALPSETQRAIWDTLPPETQYIIMHELATQTPEPWRSLQVPGLPRVGGKREFLNIENMSQNQILRAVARRRVGQYTSLREAAESLGIDIRTLQKYAQWEELDN from the coding sequence ATGAATCAGCAGTCAGTGTTCATTGAATTGCCGTCGGTACCGATGCAGGCAATTTATAACACAATTCAACGAATAATGGGATCAAACATTCCGTTCTTCATCACTGGCGAAACCGGTGTTGGTAAGGAAGCAATCGCAAGATACATTCACGAGAACGGTCCACGACGGGACCAACCTTTTATAGCGATCGACTGTGGTAGATTCTCCACAGAACTTTTCCAAAGTGAGCTCTTTGGGCATGAGGCAGGAGCGTTCACGAGCGCAATCCGACAGCGTCAGGGTGCGTTTGAGATAGCAAATGGTGGTATTCTCTTTTTAGATGAGATTCCCGAAATGCCCTTGGATGCCCAAAAGATGCTGCTACGCGTTTTGGACACAGCGACCTTTACGCGTCTCGGTGGGAATGAAGTTTTGACGGTGGATGTCCACATTATTGCTGCAACAAATAGAAATATTGTAAAGGCTGTTGCGAAAAAAGAATTTAGGGAAGACCTTTATTACCGCCTCAAGGGCATGAGGCTTCACCTCCCACCGTTACGGGAGCGTCCAGAAGATATTGCGCCGTTGGTATCAGCTTTTATTGACGAATTTAGTTCCGAATATGGGAAAGATGTTACAGGGATTACGCGGGAGGCTCTTGCTCGCCTTGAGCAGGCTGCGTGGCCCGGGAATATCCGTCAGTTGAGAAGCACTATTCAGACAGCTGTCGCGCTCGCAACCGCTGACAGGCTTGAATCCAAGGATTTTCCAGAAATCTATCCCGAATTCGTTAAGACGCTCATCTCTATATGGCAGGCACTCCCGTCGGAGACGCAGCGTGCGATATGGGATACACTCCCACCGGAAACCCAGTACATAATTATGCATGAACTCGCGACGCAGACTCCGGAACCTTGGCGTAGCTTGCAGGTTCCCGGTCTTCCGAGAGTCGGTGGTAAACGGGAATTTCTCAATATAGAGAATATGAGTCAAAACCAAATTCTGCGAGCGGTTGCACGGAGGCGTGTTGGACAATACACTTCACTCCGTGAGGCAGCTGAGTCGTTGGGTATTGATATCCGAACCCTCCAGAAATACGCCCAGTGGGAGGAGTTAGACAATTGA